A stretch of the Miscanthus floridulus cultivar M001 unplaced genomic scaffold, ASM1932011v1 os_2556_1_2, whole genome shotgun sequence genome encodes the following:
- the LOC136535124 gene encoding vegetative cell wall protein gp1-like, with translation MLRRNICSAVEGRRAVRAAEAPSTQRQAHHQSASPDTATTALPPTAPVSGRFAPEEESLSPAYPKLSILPYSPSLTPQIPISHHFPQHSPPSSAMVMDKSNLPQPPQPPPPSSASSSLKSLNKASYKISKQSTSASPAPAPAPVSTMRAPSPPPPAPRPPPPLPPQQAPSVPADHPPPQPPVYNIDKSNFRDVVQKLTGSPSHLLPPQPAAAPAPARAPLMAPPPPPPPPHIMAPPPPTAIPSRLHRIRPPPLAPPPILPPAPPALSPLPPLPAVCMTAESPISAYMRRLRGMPSPIHVPTSPLGFGCLPSPRTPPSPGVPMPATSPRVRDP, from the coding sequence ATGCTCCGCCGAAATATATGCAGTGCAGTGGAAGGAAGGAGAGCTGTGCGAGCGGCTGAAGCGCCGAGCACGCAGAGGCAGGCACACCACCAGTCGGCTAGCCCGGACACTGCTACCACCGCACTGCCGCCCACTGCGCCTGTTTCGGGTCGGTTTGCCCCAGAAGAGGAGAGCCTGTCGCCCGCCTATCCAAAGCTCAGCATCCTTCCCTACTCCCCCTCCCTCACTCCCCAAATCCCAATCTCCCACCATTTCCCCCAACACTCGCCCCCCTCTTCCGCCATGGTCATGGACAAGTCCAACCTCCCACaaccgccgcagccgccgcctccctcctccgcctcctcctcgctCAAGTCCCTCAACAAGGCCTCCTACAAGATCTCCAAGCAGTCGACCTCCGCCTCTCCCGCTCCTGCTCCCGCTCCCGTTTCCACCATGAGAGCgccttccccgccgccgccggctccccGCCCACCCCCACCGCTCCCGCCGCAGCAGGCCCCCTCTGTCCCTGCCGACCACCCGCCTCCCCAGCCCCCTGTGTACAACATCGACAAGTCCAACTTCCGCGACGTCGTGCAGAAGCTCACAGGCTCGCCGTCCCACCTCCTGCCGCCGCAGCCCGCGGCCGCCCCGGCCCCCGCCCGTGCCCCCCTCATGGCGCCGCCACCCCCGCCTCCTCCGCCTCACATCATGGCGCCTCCGCCGCCGACGGCGATACCCTCCCGCCTCCACCGCATCCGCCCGCCGCCGCTGGCCCCGCCGCCCATCCTTCCCCCGGCACCGCCGGCGCTCTCCCCGCTCCCGCCGCTCCCGGCGGTCTGCATGACCGCGGAGTCGCCCATCTCCGCATACATGCGCCGCCTCCGTGGGATGCCCTCGCCGATCCACGTGCCCACGTCGCCGCTCGGCTTCGGCTGCCTGCCCTCGCCGCGGACGCCGCCGTCGCCCGGCGTGCCCATGCCGGCCACCAGTCCCCGCGTCCGCGACCCGTGA